In Stieleria varia, one genomic interval encodes:
- a CDS encoding RNA polymerase sigma factor gives MNNQGLGQFDTDYDKDSRDENALIQDALAGDRGAFAVLVVRNQDRLFASMMQVTGSPEEAEEVVQDAFIRAFVKLDSFQRNSQFFTWLYRIAFNSALTRRRRKKARVSLDDMRENSGVEIASDNEAVDEPMLRIERVRMVREAMTRLTDEHRDILVLREMEEHSYESIADLLSISIGTVRSRLSRARRQLKLCLEAMQRDEEKHIEESER, from the coding sequence GTGAACAACCAAGGCTTGGGCCAATTCGATACAGACTACGACAAGGATAGTCGTGACGAAAACGCGTTGATCCAGGATGCGTTGGCCGGAGATCGCGGTGCCTTCGCTGTCCTGGTGGTTCGCAACCAAGATCGCTTGTTCGCCTCCATGATGCAGGTGACCGGCTCGCCCGAGGAAGCCGAGGAAGTCGTCCAGGATGCGTTCATTCGCGCGTTCGTGAAACTGGATTCCTTTCAGCGGAATAGCCAATTCTTTACCTGGCTGTATAGAATTGCGTTCAACAGTGCGCTGACTCGGCGACGACGTAAAAAGGCTCGTGTGTCACTCGACGACATGCGGGAGAACAGTGGCGTCGAAATCGCATCGGACAACGAAGCCGTCGACGAGCCGATGCTACGTATCGAGCGAGTCCGGATGGTTCGCGAAGCCATGACCCGATTGACGGACGAGCATCGCGACATCCTGGTGCTGAGGGAAATGGAGGAACACTCCTATGAGTCCATTGCAGACCTGCTATCGATTTCGATCGGGACCGTTCGAAGTCGTCTGAGCCGGGCCAGACGACAATTGAAATTGTGTCTCGAAGCCATGCAGCGGGACGAGGAGAAACACATCGAGGAGTCGGAGAGATAG
- a CDS encoding Hsp20/alpha crystallin family protein, with amino-acid sequence MRMVFPHSVSGRFMDELASDMSNLVETLLGDARNGGASRRTGATSEDSKPQPRWPVPVDVIETETDFQILADLPGVDAAAIELEVQDEQVTLVANRPNAVVPVEPAEGEPAEGEPTEGQPTEGQLGNEPSKMYTRLRSERRFGEYRRVFQLPAPVDQDAVTATYVDGVLSVTLPKLVEKNTARRVEVIRQNAN; translated from the coding sequence ATGCGAATGGTATTTCCTCACTCGGTATCCGGTCGTTTCATGGATGAGTTGGCTTCCGATATGAGCAACTTGGTCGAAACACTCCTCGGGGACGCACGCAATGGCGGGGCTTCACGAAGGACGGGAGCCACCAGCGAAGACTCCAAGCCCCAGCCCCGATGGCCAGTCCCCGTGGACGTCATCGAAACCGAAACGGATTTTCAAATTCTCGCCGATCTGCCCGGCGTTGACGCCGCCGCGATCGAACTGGAAGTCCAAGACGAGCAGGTGACGTTGGTTGCGAACCGACCAAACGCAGTGGTACCGGTCGAGCCCGCCGAGGGTGAACCAGCCGAGGGTGAGCCCACCGAGGGTCAGCCCACCGAGGGTCAGCTAGGCAACGAGCCAAGCAAGATGTATACCCGCCTGAGGTCCGAACGACGATTCGGCGAGTATCGCCGAGTGTTCCAATTGCCCGCCCCGGTCGACCAAGACGCCGTGACGGCTACGTACGTCGACGGCGTGCTGAGCGTGACCTTGCCCAAGTTGGTCGAAAAGAACACCGCACGACGCGTGGAAGTCATCCGCCAGAACGCGAACTGA
- a CDS encoding protein arginine kinase, whose amino-acid sequence MKRDTDFDAMAKAPGEWLRGTGSESDIVISSRIRLARNLADFPFIRRCTDEDRLSIERTVRARMESIAGWDDIQYVDLEQLSDIDRLFLVERQLISREIADSDGARAVAVHPSERYSVMINEEDHLRIQVMNSGLDLQSAWESINELDDTLEGVILYAFHPKYGYLTACPTNVGTGLRVSVMLHLPALVITDQIEKVFRSMQKINVTVRGLYGEGSQYTGDFYQVSNQITLGHSEKELVTLVGEDVVPRIIEYERKARAFLVDKSHEDLHDEVSRALGILSTARKISSDETMHYLSKVRMGISLGLIDDVEVGTVNKLFLQTQPAHLQKLYGRILSSSDRHAERASYLQRHLITGNGSSSLN is encoded by the coding sequence GTGAAACGTGACACCGACTTTGACGCTATGGCCAAAGCACCGGGCGAATGGTTGCGAGGGACAGGGTCCGAATCCGACATCGTGATCAGCAGCCGCATCCGCTTGGCGCGAAATCTGGCCGATTTTCCTTTCATTCGACGTTGCACCGACGAAGACCGTTTGAGCATCGAACGCACCGTCCGCGCGCGAATGGAATCCATCGCTGGTTGGGACGACATTCAGTACGTCGATCTGGAACAGTTGTCTGACATCGATCGCTTGTTCCTCGTCGAACGCCAACTGATCAGTCGCGAAATCGCTGACTCCGATGGTGCACGCGCCGTCGCCGTGCATCCCAGCGAACGCTACAGCGTGATGATCAACGAAGAAGACCACTTGCGCATCCAAGTGATGAACAGCGGTCTCGATCTGCAGTCTGCGTGGGAGTCGATCAACGAACTGGATGACACGCTCGAAGGCGTGATCTTGTACGCGTTTCATCCCAAGTACGGATACCTCACGGCGTGCCCAACCAACGTCGGCACGGGCTTGCGAGTCAGCGTGATGCTGCACCTGCCGGCCCTGGTGATCACCGACCAGATCGAAAAGGTCTTTCGCAGCATGCAAAAGATCAATGTCACTGTCCGTGGACTTTACGGTGAAGGCTCGCAGTACACAGGTGACTTCTATCAAGTCAGCAACCAGATCACTTTGGGACACAGCGAAAAGGAATTGGTCACCCTGGTCGGCGAAGATGTCGTGCCGCGAATCATCGAATACGAACGCAAGGCCCGAGCGTTCCTGGTCGACAAGAGTCATGAGGATCTGCACGACGAAGTCTCCCGCGCCCTGGGGATTCTGAGCACCGCGCGCAAGATCAGTAGCGATGAGACGATGCACTACCTCTCCAAAGTCCGCATGGGGATCAGCTTGGGCTTGATCGACGACGTCGAGGTCGGCACGGTCAACAAGCTGTTCCTGCAAACCCAGCCGGCTCACCTGCAAAAACTCTACGGACGCATCCTCAGCTCCTCCGATCGCCATGCCGAACGAGCCTCCTACCTGCAGCGACATCTGATCACCGGAAATGGCAGCAGCTCGCTGAATTGA